In one window of Erythrolamprus reginae isolate rEryReg1 chromosome 1, rEryReg1.hap1, whole genome shotgun sequence DNA:
- the FLRT3 gene encoding leucine-rich repeat transmembrane protein FLRT3, whose amino-acid sequence MISVTWSFILIWTKIGLLLKMAPHFASAKPCPSVCRCDAGFIYCNDRDLTSIPTGIPGDATTLYLQNNQINNAGIPSELKTLIKVERIYLYHNSLDEFPINLPKYVKELHLQENNIRTITYDSLSQIPYLEELHLDDNSVSAVSIEDGAFRDNIYLRLLFLSRNHLSTIPWGLPKTIEELRLDDNRISTISELSLQDLTNLKRLVLDGNLLSNHGLGEKVFTNLVNLTELSLVRNSLTSAPINLPGSNLRKLYLQENHINRVPPNAFAYLRQLYRLDMSNNNLSNLPQGVFDDLDNITQLFLRNNPWRCGCKMKWVRDWLQTLPLKVNVRGLMCQSPEKVRGMAIKDLNKDLFDCKDEDVVSTIQITASIPNTLYPVQGHWPISVTKSPEIRTVNPHKNYRTASPAQEIITIVVKSVSTETIHISWKVALPMTALRLSWLKMGHSPAFGSITETIVTGDRNDYLLTALEPDSPYRVCMVPMETSNIYLYDETPVCIETETAPLRMYNPTTTLNHEQEKEPYKNSNLPLAAIIGGAVALVAIALLALVCWYVHRNGSLFSRNCTYSKGRRRKDDYAEAGTKKDNSILEIRETSFQMISLNNEQVSKEEFVIHTIFPPNGMNLYKNNHSESSSNRSYRDSGIPDSDHSHS is encoded by the coding sequence ATGATCAGTGTAACCTGGAGCTTCATCCTTATTTGGACAAAGATAGGGCTGTTGCTGAAAATGGCACCTCATTTTGCCAGTGCCAAACCATGCCCTTCTGTGTGCCGCTGTGATGCAGGATTCATTTACTGCAATGATCGTGACTTGACTTCTATTCCAACTGGGATTCCAGGGGATGCTACAACTCTTTACCTTCAGAACAATCAAATTAACAATGCTGGAATTCCTTCTGAGTTAAAAACCTTAATAAAAGTAGAGAGAATTTATTTATATCACAACAGCTTGGATGAATTCCCTATCAATCTTCCAAAATACGTCAAAGAATtgcatttgcaagaaaacaacataAGGACAATTACTTATGATTCACTGTCACAAATTCCTTATCTAGAAGAATTGCATTTGGATGATAATTCTGTTTCTGCTGTTAGTATTGAAGATGGAGCCTTCCGGGATAATATTTATCTCAGACTACTTTTTCTTTCTCGAAATCACCTTAGCACCATTCCCTGGGGCTTGCCTAAAACAATAGAAGAGCTGCGTTTGGATGATAATCGTATTTCCACAATTTCAGAGCTGTCCCTTCAAGATCTTACAAATTTAAAACGTCTAGTTTTAGATGGAAATCTCTTAAGCAATCACGGATTAGGAGAGAAGGTCTTCACAAATCTAGTCAATTTAACTGAACTCTCACTAGTTCGTAATTCTCTTACATCAGCTCCAATAAATTTGCCGGGCTCAAATCTGAGAAAGCTTTATCTACAAGAAAACCATATTAATCGTGTACCACCTAATGCTTTTGCCTATCTACGACAATTATATCGATTGGATATGTCAAACAACAATCTCAGTAATTTACCTCAGGGTGTCTTTGATGACCTAGATAATATAACCCAATTATTTCTTCGCAACAACCCTTGGCGCTGTGGGTGCAAAATGAAATGGGTTCGTGATTGGCTACAGACTCTGCCGCTCAAAGTTAATGTACGTGGACTGATGTGTCAATCACCAGAAAAAGTGCGGGGCATGGCTATCAAAGATCTCAACAAAGACCTATTTGATTGCAAAGATGAAGATGTTGTAAGCACGATCCAAATTACTGCTTCAATACCAAACACGTTATATCCTGTGCAGGGACACTGGCCTATTTCTGTGACCAAATCTCCTGAAATAAGGACTGTTAATCCACATAAAAATTACAGAACAGCTTCCCCAGCACAGGAAATCATTACCATTGTTGTAAAATCTGTAAGCACGGAGACTATTCACATTTCTTGGAAAGTTGCACTACCCATGACTGCTCTGAGACTTAGTTGGCTCAAAATGGGTCACAGCCCAGCGTTTGGATCTATAACTGAAACCATTGTTACAGGGGACCGAAATGACTACCTGCTCACTGCACTTGAACCAGATTCCCCATACCGTGTATGCATGGTTCCCATGGAAACCAGTAACATCTATCTATATGATGAAACTCCTGTCTGTATAGAGACTGAAACTGCTCCTCTTAGAATGTACAATCCTACAACAACCCTAAACCATGAACAAGAGAAAGAACCATACAAAAACTCAAACTTGCCCTTAGCTGCCATCATAGGAGGTGCAGTGGCTCTGGTAGCTATAGCATTGCTTGCTTTAGTCTGCTGGTATGTCCACAGAAATGGTTCCTTGTTCTCAAGAAATTGTACATATAGTAAAGGACGGCGAAGAAAGGATGACTATGCTGAGGCTGGAActaagaaggacaattccatcctaGAAATCAGGGAGACTTCTTTTCAGATGATCTCTCTGAACAATGAACAAGTGTCTAAAGAGGAATTTGTAATACATACCATATTTCCACCTAATGGCATGAATCTATATAAAAACAACCACAGTGAAAGCAGTAGTAACAGAAGCTACAGAGACAGTGGTATACCTGATTCAGATCACTCACATTCATGA